From SAR202 cluster bacterium, one genomic window encodes:
- a CDS encoding AAA family ATPase has product MVLRPDDFTEQAQEIIGQSQEIVRRYKHTQWDVEHILMTILEKEEGVPFEILKQIGMSVPAMRARMGQLLDAAPKVSGDATSQLYVAPRASQAIERAKEEAKRLNDDFISTEHLLIAIVQEEKGDTAKVVKEFKITLESVYQALQKIRGGHRVTDQRAENRYRSLERYSIDLTQLARSGKVDPVIGRDNEVARVMQVLIRRTKNNPVLIGGAGVGKTAIAEGLAQRIVSGDVPEELAHRRVLALDMGAMVAGSKFRGEFEERLKAVMDEIRQAKGEIILFIDEIHTVVGAGAAEGAIDASNMMKPALARGELQCLGATTEAEYRKHIEKDAALERRFQPILVEEPDVETAVLMLRALRPRYESHHKVKITDDALDAAASLSKRYITGRLLPDKAVDLIDEAASKKRIELQALPDGVKEIEKKIKQIENEEEAAAQRGDYQKAAEMKVDGARLKGQYEEEKEKALGGKKMDMTVNSEDIGKLIAAWTGIPVDRLLESEAEKLLHMEERLHERIIGQETAITAVSDAVRRARAGLSDPKRPLGSFIFLGPTGVGKTELARALAQYLFDDEQNMVRIDMSEYMEKHAVSRLIGAPPGYVGYDEGGQLTEAVRRRPFRVVLFDEIEKAHPDVFNILLQILEDGRLTDGQGRTVDFRNTLIVMTSNLGTSEAAHAPIGFLGGDGHADGARRRVAVEDALRRTFRPEFLNRIDEIIIFEPLSMDQIKQIVDLAVREVEKRLAEHKVTVRLTSAAKEWLGKEGFDPVFGARPLRRAVQRYVENPMSKAILAGRFAKGDNVRIDATDEGLTFEKTPVASQIAAG; this is encoded by the coding sequence TTGGTTCTCAGACCAGACGACTTCACAGAGCAGGCGCAGGAGATCATCGGCCAGTCACAGGAGATTGTCCGGCGCTACAAGCACACCCAGTGGGATGTTGAGCACATCCTCATGACGATCCTGGAAAAGGAAGAGGGCGTGCCTTTTGAGATTCTGAAGCAGATCGGCATGTCCGTTCCCGCAATGCGCGCGCGAATGGGCCAGCTCCTTGACGCCGCGCCAAAGGTCAGCGGAGACGCGACGTCCCAGCTGTACGTTGCGCCCAGGGCTTCTCAGGCAATAGAGCGCGCAAAGGAAGAGGCGAAGCGCCTTAATGACGACTTCATCAGCACGGAGCACCTGCTCATCGCTATCGTCCAGGAGGAAAAGGGCGATACCGCAAAGGTGGTGAAGGAGTTCAAGATCACCCTGGAGAGCGTCTACCAGGCCCTTCAGAAGATCAGAGGAGGGCACCGCGTGACCGACCAGAGGGCCGAGAACCGCTATCGCTCCCTCGAAAGGTACAGCATAGACCTCACCCAGCTTGCCCGCAGCGGCAAGGTGGACCCGGTCATCGGGCGCGATAACGAGGTCGCGCGCGTCATGCAGGTCCTCATCCGGCGCACCAAGAACAACCCGGTGCTCATCGGTGGCGCCGGCGTGGGCAAGACCGCGATCGCGGAAGGACTCGCCCAGCGCATCGTCTCCGGCGACGTGCCGGAGGAGCTTGCGCACCGTCGCGTGCTGGCGCTCGACATGGGCGCGATGGTGGCGGGCTCCAAGTTCCGCGGCGAGTTCGAGGAGCGCCTCAAAGCGGTCATGGACGAGATACGCCAGGCGAAGGGGGAGATCATCCTCTTCATCGATGAGATACACACCGTCGTGGGCGCAGGAGCGGCCGAAGGGGCGATCGACGCCAGCAACATGATGAAACCGGCGCTGGCCCGCGGTGAGCTCCAGTGCCTGGGCGCGACGACCGAGGCGGAGTACCGCAAGCACATTGAAAAAGACGCCGCGCTGGAGCGCCGGTTCCAGCCGATACTGGTAGAGGAGCCGGACGTCGAGACCGCCGTCCTGATGCTGAGGGCCCTGCGGCCTCGCTACGAGTCGCACCACAAAGTCAAAATCACCGACGACGCGTTGGATGCCGCGGCGAGCCTGAGCAAGCGCTACATCACCGGCAGGCTGCTGCCTGACAAGGCCGTGGACCTGATCGACGAGGCGGCATCCAAGAAGCGAATCGAGCTTCAGGCGCTGCCGGACGGCGTCAAGGAGATCGAGAAGAAGATCAAGCAGATCGAGAACGAAGAGGAGGCGGCGGCCCAGCGCGGCGACTACCAGAAGGCCGCTGAGATGAAGGTGGACGGAGCGCGCCTCAAGGGCCAGTACGAGGAAGAGAAAGAGAAGGCTCTCGGCGGCAAGAAGATGGACATGACGGTCAACTCCGAAGACATCGGCAAGCTGATCGCCGCATGGACAGGCATCCCCGTGGACAGGCTGCTGGAGAGCGAGGCGGAGAAGCTCCTGCACATGGAGGAGCGCCTGCACGAGCGCATTATCGGCCAGGAGACGGCGATAACCGCTGTGTCCGACGCCGTGCGCCGCGCGCGGGCTGGACTGAGCGATCCAAAGAGGCCGCTCGGCAGCTTCATCTTCCTTGGCCCCACCGGCGTGGGCAAAACGGAGCTGGCGCGCGCGCTGGCCCAGTACCTGTTCGATGACGAGCAGAACATGGTGCGCATAGACATGTCCGAGTACATGGAGAAGCACGCCGTGTCCAGGCTCATCGGCGCGCCTCCGGGCTACGTGGGGTACGACGAGGGCGGCCAGCTTACCGAGGCCGTGCGCCGCAGGCCGTTCAGGGTGGTGCTGTTCGACGAAATAGAGAAAGCGCACCCCGACGTGTTCAACATCCTCCTCCAGATACTCGAGGATGGACGGCTCACGGACGGCCAGGGCCGGACCGTGGACTTCCGGAACACACTGATCGTCATGACCAGCAACCTGGGGACGAGCGAGGCGGCCCACGCGCCGATAGGATTCCTGGGGGGCGATGGGCATGCGGACGGCGCTCGCAGGCGCGTGGCTGTAGAGGACGCGCTGCGGCGCACGTTCCGGCCGGAGTTCCTGAACAGGATAGACGAGATCATCATCTTCGAGCCGCTGAGCATGGACCAGATCAAACAGATCGTGGACCTGGCCGTGCGCGAGGTGGAGAAGCGGCTGGCGGAGCACAAGGTAACGGTTAGGCTTACGTCCGCGGCCAAGGAGTGGCTCGGCAAGGAGGGGTTCGACCCCGTCTTCGGCGCCAGGCCGCTCAGGAGAGCGGTGCAGCGGTACGTTGAGAACCCGATGTCCAAGGCGATACTGGCTGGCAGGTTCGCCAAGGGCGACAACGTCCGGATAGACGCCACCGACGAGGGGCTGACATTCGAGAAGACCCCAGTGGCCTCGCAGATCGCCGCGGGGTAG
- the tig gene encoding trigger factor: MRSSALKITQSEVIDRQTVLSIELEEPDLPPYIDAGYRKVVNRLNIPGFRKGKAPLSIVERYLGKEGLLNEALDYMVSDMTQKAIDAQSLEASGTPKLEVVDLDPVTVKATVPLEPGVDITGYESIRVEEKPSEVNESDIDERLAELQKHYATWEPAERPVKLGDMVTLDVQGSVETNEILNERDAVFLADKDRGVPFPGFAEQLEGIEIGGTKDFVLKVPDDYADAEIKGKEANFKVSVSGVKERKFPELNDDFAKEIGEKYDGLQALKDEIRSGIEADAKKASESQYREAALVELVKLARVELPPLLVEHEVEHMVDRRNQLIDRMKVRLDDYLRYLGKTEEQVQEEMKKDASDQLTRSYALAKLGDVEKIDVADDELDAKLAELENVEDEHGHKVTRKQLKSERIRGQIRESLRMDKTMKRLIEIAKGQNGAAPAQ, translated from the coding sequence ATTAGGAGTAGCGCGTTGAAAATTACCCAGTCCGAGGTCATAGACCGGCAGACGGTCTTGAGCATTGAGCTAGAGGAGCCCGATTTACCCCCATACATAGACGCCGGTTACAGGAAAGTCGTAAACCGCCTGAACATTCCGGGCTTTCGCAAGGGTAAGGCCCCACTCTCAATCGTCGAACGGTACCTGGGTAAGGAAGGGCTTTTGAATGAAGCCCTCGACTATATGGTCTCCGATATGACCCAGAAGGCTATCGACGCCCAGTCGCTCGAGGCCTCGGGCACGCCCAAGCTAGAGGTGGTGGACCTTGATCCGGTGACCGTAAAGGCCACGGTCCCGCTCGAGCCTGGGGTGGACATCACCGGCTATGAGTCTATCCGGGTGGAGGAGAAGCCGTCCGAGGTCAATGAGTCCGACATTGACGAGCGGCTGGCCGAGCTGCAAAAGCACTACGCCACCTGGGAGCCGGCCGAGCGCCCGGTGAAGCTGGGCGACATGGTGACGCTGGACGTCCAGGGATCTGTGGAGACTAACGAGATACTCAACGAGCGTGACGCCGTGTTCCTGGCGGACAAGGACAGGGGCGTCCCGTTCCCCGGCTTCGCCGAGCAGCTTGAGGGCATAGAGATAGGTGGGACGAAGGATTTCGTCCTCAAGGTCCCCGATGACTATGCGGACGCAGAGATCAAGGGCAAGGAAGCCAATTTCAAGGTGAGTGTCAGCGGCGTCAAGGAGCGCAAGTTCCCCGAGCTGAACGACGATTTTGCGAAGGAGATCGGCGAGAAGTATGACGGCCTGCAGGCGCTGAAGGACGAGATCCGCTCCGGCATCGAGGCCGATGCCAAGAAGGCGAGCGAGTCCCAGTACCGGGAGGCCGCCCTGGTTGAGCTTGTGAAGCTTGCCAGAGTTGAGCTGCCCCCGCTACTAGTTGAGCACGAAGTCGAGCATATGGTAGACCGACGCAACCAGCTCATCGATCGCATGAAGGTCCGGCTCGACGACTACCTGCGCTACCTGGGCAAGACCGAGGAGCAGGTGCAGGAGGAGATGAAGAAGGACGCTTCCGACCAGCTCACCCGCTCATACGCGCTGGCGAAGCTTGGGGACGTGGAAAAGATAGACGTAGCGGATGATGAGCTGGACGCCAAGCTGGCGGAGCTTGAGAACGTTGAGGACGAGCACGGCCACAAGGTCACCAGGAAACAGCTCAAGTCCGAGCGAATCCGGGGCCAGATCCGAGAGTCGCTTCGCATGGACAAGACGATGAAGCGGCTGATTGAGATAGCAAAGGGCCAGAACGGCGCTGCGCCCGCGCAGTAG